One Arthrobacter sp. FW306-07-I genomic window carries:
- a CDS encoding Rv3235 family protein, whose translation MKPALQPVNEAAEVRAITRGTIQAAMEVLAGIRPVHQLARRLDPRCLASLQHRAALIRREITRTGNPALARLHRNSTVRSVRLCEVADGIYEASAVVVDDVRARAVAVRLERSKQVWRIVELVIG comes from the coding sequence GTGAAGCCAGCTCTGCAGCCGGTCAATGAGGCGGCGGAAGTCAGGGCGATCACGAGGGGGACGATCCAGGCCGCCATGGAAGTCCTGGCCGGAATCCGACCCGTCCACCAGTTGGCGCGGCGCCTTGATCCCCGGTGCCTGGCGTCCCTGCAGCACCGGGCGGCACTGATCAGGCGCGAAATAACGAGGACTGGAAACCCTGCGCTGGCCCGGCTGCACCGGAACTCGACGGTCCGCTCGGTGCGGTTATGTGAGGTGGCCGACGGAATCTATGAGGCCAGCGCCGTGGTGGTGGATGATGTACGCGCCCGTGCCGTTGCTGTCCGGCTTGAGCGCAGCAAACAGGTATGGCGGATAGTTGAACTCGTCATCGGCTGA
- the secA gene encoding preprotein translocase subunit SecA, protein MASLIEKILRTGDKKTLRQLRNYADSINALEDSFKTFTDAELREETDRLRERHRDGEKLDDLLPEAFAAVREASSRTLGMRHFDVQLMGGAALHLGNIAEMKTGEGKTLVATAPAYLNALTGKGVHVITVNDYLAEYQSELMGRVYRFLGLTSGVILANQDPAVRRQQYAADITYGTNNEFGFDYLRDNMAWDRNELVQRGHNFAIVDEVDSILIDEARTPLIISGPAQGDTNRWYSEFAKVVLRLQPEKDYEVDEKKRTVGVLESGIEKVEDYLGITNLYESANTPLIGFLNNAIKAKELFKRDKDYVILDGEVLIVDEHTGRILAGRRYNEGMHQAIEAKEGVEIKAENQTLATVTLQNYFRMYSKLSGMTGTAETEAAEFMSTYKLGVVAIPTNRDMQRIDQSDLVFKNEVVKFDAVVRDIAERHEKGQPVLVGTTSVEKSEYLSKLLAKEGIRHEVLNAKNHAREAAIVAQAGRKGAVTVATNMAGRGTDIMLGGNAEFTAVAELAKRGLDPEENSEEYEAAWPAALEEAKQSVKDEHEEVLNLGGLYVLGTERHESRRIDNQLRGRSGRQGDPGESRFYLSLTDDLMRLFNSGAAERLMNSSVPDDVALESKLVSRAIASAQGQVEGRNAEQRKNVLKYDDVLNRQREAIYSDRRRILEGDDLHEKVQFFIEDTITALIDAATAEGNGDDWDFHQLWTNLKTLYPVSVTAEDIIEEAGGKSRVTVEMLKEEILSDARLVYQAREEVIGSESMRELERRVVLSVIGRKWQEHLYEMDYLKEGIGLRAMAQRDPLVEYQREGFAMFQSMMEAIREESVGFLFNLEVEVTPAQDVVVQDAAGGHTEHMDPQVRAAGLEAPEKPAQLQYTAPSESGGTQTRVETRSGGGRSGNPAKAAAQDAAKRPAKKKKR, encoded by the coding sequence GTGGCATCACTTATCGAAAAAATTCTCCGCACGGGTGACAAGAAAACACTCCGGCAGCTGCGGAACTATGCCGATTCCATCAACGCCCTCGAAGACTCATTCAAGACCTTCACCGACGCCGAGCTGCGTGAGGAGACCGATCGTCTCCGCGAACGCCACCGGGACGGTGAGAAACTCGACGACCTGCTTCCGGAGGCCTTTGCCGCCGTGCGGGAAGCCTCCTCACGCACCCTGGGGATGCGCCACTTCGATGTCCAGCTGATGGGCGGCGCCGCCCTGCACCTGGGCAATATCGCTGAAATGAAGACCGGTGAAGGCAAGACCCTGGTGGCGACCGCTCCCGCCTACCTGAACGCCCTCACCGGCAAGGGCGTGCACGTGATCACCGTTAACGACTACCTCGCCGAATACCAGTCCGAGCTCATGGGCCGCGTGTACCGTTTCCTTGGTTTGACCAGCGGCGTTATCCTCGCCAACCAGGATCCGGCCGTACGCCGCCAGCAGTACGCGGCAGACATCACCTATGGAACCAATAACGAGTTTGGCTTCGACTACCTGCGCGACAACATGGCCTGGGACCGGAATGAACTCGTCCAGCGCGGGCACAACTTTGCCATCGTCGACGAAGTCGACTCCATCCTGATCGACGAGGCACGGACGCCGCTGATCATCTCCGGCCCGGCCCAGGGCGACACCAACCGCTGGTACAGCGAATTCGCAAAAGTTGTGCTCCGGCTGCAGCCTGAGAAGGACTACGAAGTCGACGAGAAGAAACGCACCGTCGGCGTCCTGGAGAGCGGGATCGAAAAGGTCGAGGACTACCTCGGCATCACCAACCTTTACGAATCCGCGAACACCCCGCTGATCGGATTCCTGAACAACGCCATCAAGGCCAAGGAACTGTTCAAGCGGGACAAGGACTACGTCATCCTGGATGGCGAAGTCCTCATTGTTGACGAGCACACCGGCCGCATCCTGGCCGGACGCCGCTACAACGAAGGCATGCATCAAGCGATCGAGGCCAAGGAAGGCGTCGAGATCAAGGCCGAGAACCAGACGCTGGCCACCGTGACGCTGCAGAACTACTTCCGCATGTACAGCAAGCTTTCGGGCATGACGGGTACCGCTGAAACCGAGGCAGCTGAGTTCATGAGCACCTACAAGCTGGGTGTTGTGGCCATTCCAACCAACCGCGACATGCAGCGGATCGACCAGTCGGACCTTGTGTTCAAGAACGAAGTTGTAAAGTTCGACGCCGTGGTTCGCGATATCGCCGAACGGCACGAAAAAGGCCAGCCCGTCCTGGTTGGCACCACCAGCGTGGAAAAGAGCGAGTACCTGTCCAAGCTCCTGGCCAAGGAGGGCATCCGGCACGAGGTCCTGAACGCCAAGAACCATGCACGCGAAGCTGCCATCGTCGCGCAGGCAGGGCGGAAGGGCGCCGTCACCGTGGCCACCAACATGGCCGGCCGTGGTACCGACATCATGCTCGGCGGCAACGCCGAATTCACTGCCGTCGCCGAGCTCGCCAAGCGGGGGCTGGACCCGGAGGAGAACTCGGAAGAGTACGAGGCCGCCTGGCCCGCTGCCCTCGAAGAAGCCAAGCAGTCCGTGAAGGATGAACACGAGGAAGTCCTGAACCTCGGGGGACTGTATGTCCTGGGCACCGAACGCCACGAGTCACGCCGCATCGACAACCAGCTCCGCGGCCGGTCCGGCCGACAGGGCGACCCCGGCGAATCGCGCTTCTACCTTTCGCTGACCGATGACCTGATGCGGCTCTTCAATTCCGGGGCCGCAGAGCGGTTGATGAACAGCTCCGTCCCGGACGACGTGGCGCTGGAATCCAAACTCGTCTCGCGGGCCATCGCTTCCGCCCAGGGACAGGTGGAAGGCCGCAACGCCGAGCAGCGCAAGAATGTGTTGAAGTACGACGACGTCCTCAACCGCCAGCGTGAGGCCATCTACAGCGACCGCCGGCGCATCCTTGAGGGCGACGACCTGCACGAAAAGGTGCAGTTCTTCATCGAGGACACCATCACGGCCCTCATCGACGCCGCAACCGCAGAAGGAAACGGCGACGACTGGGACTTCCACCAGCTGTGGACAAACCTCAAGACGCTCTACCCTGTCAGCGTTACCGCCGAAGACATCATCGAAGAGGCCGGCGGCAAGTCCAGGGTCACCGTGGAGATGCTGAAGGAGGAAATCCTTTCCGACGCCCGCCTGGTGTACCAAGCCCGGGAAGAGGTCATTGGTTCCGAAAGCATGCGCGAGCTTGAGCGCCGCGTGGTGCTCTCTGTCATCGGCCGGAAATGGCAGGAACACCTCTACGAGATGGACTACCTCAAGGAGGGCATCGGCCTGCGGGCCATGGCACAACGCGATCCGCTGGTGGAGTACCAGCGCGAAGGTTTCGCGATGTTCCAAAGCATGATGGAAGCCATCCGGGAGGAGAGTGTTGGCTTCCTCTTCAACCTTGAGGTGGAAGTGACCCCTGCCCAGGATGTGGTTGTGCAGGACGCTGCGGGGGGCCACACCGAGCACATGGACCCCCAGGTTCGCGCTGCCGGCCTGGAAGCTCCGGAGAAGCCTGCCCAACTGCAGTACACCGCTCCCTCTGAGAGCGGTGGAACGCAGACCCGGGTGGAAACCCGGTCCGGGGGCGGACGTTCCGGAAACCCTGCCAAGGCAGCAGCCCAGGATGCCGCGAAACGGCCGGCGAAGAAGAAAAAGCGTTAG
- a CDS encoding helix-turn-helix domain-containing protein — protein sequence MPRFLTLADVAEQLQINSPAAYALVRSGELKAIQVGGRGQWRVEEKMLEQYIEERYAEASRMIQESRSKSV from the coding sequence ATGCCAAGGTTCCTCACGCTTGCAGATGTCGCAGAGCAACTCCAGATCAACTCCCCTGCCGCATACGCCTTGGTCCGCAGCGGCGAATTGAAGGCCATCCAGGTCGGCGGCCGCGGGCAATGGCGGGTGGAAGAGAAGATGCTGGAGCAATACATCGAGGAACGCTACGCCGAGGCCAGCCGCATGATTCAGGAGTCACGCTCCAAGTCCGTTTGA
- a CDS encoding LysM peptidoglycan-binding domain-containing protein codes for MARSEEAGWSNAVMALALLALGILLCFLGVGLLGQWQTSADRNQEAPVGVLLGAAAAAAGLGLLLWWAFSILAAGASVLLEHLGRRRAAAAARRLSPAFMRRAVVAALSLQLVAGAAANAAPATPGPEWTPTQAYAASVPSDPAALGTAEGRGRTLGAGGTQVPTPTVVADDAPGALEDPATARSSRSEPPDATLDPGWQPAPPMVEPGLLVGPQTRSTSGPDSGGEGTAVTVIAGDTLWDIVATYLGPEASDVDVALEWPRWYATNRALIGGSPDVLLPGQILQAPAAP; via the coding sequence ATGGCACGTTCCGAAGAGGCGGGGTGGTCCAATGCCGTCATGGCTCTGGCCCTTCTGGCGTTGGGCATTCTGCTTTGCTTCCTGGGGGTTGGCCTGCTTGGACAGTGGCAGACCTCGGCGGACCGCAACCAGGAAGCACCCGTCGGCGTTCTTTTAGGGGCGGCCGCGGCGGCGGCCGGCTTGGGCCTTCTGCTGTGGTGGGCCTTCTCGATCCTGGCCGCAGGTGCGTCGGTTTTGCTGGAACACCTCGGACGACGGCGTGCGGCGGCTGCCGCGCGCAGGCTGTCTCCCGCCTTTATGCGGCGGGCGGTGGTTGCCGCCCTGTCGCTGCAACTTGTGGCAGGAGCCGCGGCGAATGCCGCGCCGGCCACACCTGGGCCTGAGTGGACGCCGACCCAGGCATACGCAGCGTCAGTTCCATCGGACCCTGCGGCCCTGGGCACTGCTGAGGGGCGAGGCAGGACCCTTGGCGCTGGCGGTACGCAGGTCCCAACGCCAACGGTTGTTGCGGACGACGCGCCAGGAGCGCTTGAAGACCCTGCGACGGCGCGCAGTTCACGCAGTGAACCTCCTGACGCCACACTCGACCCCGGCTGGCAGCCAGCTCCCCCGATGGTGGAACCCGGTTTGCTGGTGGGACCGCAAACGAGAAGTACCTCCGGTCCAGACTCGGGTGGCGAGGGAACCGCAGTAACCGTAATCGCCGGCGACACGCTATGGGACATCGTGGCCACCTATCTGGGACCGGAGGCATCCGACGTGGACGTAGCCCTTGAATGGCCGCGGTGGTATGCAACAAACCGCGCCCTAATCGGCGGAAGTCCTGACGTCCTGCTTCCCGGCCAAATACTGCAGGCGCCTGCGGCGCCGTAA
- a CDS encoding AAA family ATPase — translation MNIPVVTVGQSREDLVGGLERLHGPVTVVRRCAELPELLSACQSGLARAAVIADGSEGLTASLVDRLGAVGVAIIALTDNAEEAARLRKIGVASALTRVESAELSDKIADAVAQLTGAVRPVSLSTAADTGAALATVPVGPEQEAEGRGTGRLVVVWGPAGSPGRTTVAVNIAGEMAADGQDVLLVDADTYGASVAAVLGLLDESAGLAQACRLADHGQLDADALRKVAATVATASGQFRVLTGITRADRWTEIRATALALVLERAREIADVVVVDTGFCLEADEELSFDTMAPRRNAATLRPLELADTVYAIGAADPVGVPRMVRALAELGDAVPQASPTVLMNKVRSSSVGRDPERQLRDAWDRYAPASELTAFLPHDPRAADAALLSGSLLLEAAPDSDLRRAIRELVCAPDQRKRRSSVISSTPWRRAKD, via the coding sequence ATGAACATTCCCGTCGTCACCGTCGGCCAAAGCCGTGAGGACCTGGTTGGGGGTCTCGAAAGACTGCACGGTCCGGTCACGGTGGTACGCCGGTGCGCGGAACTTCCCGAACTGCTGTCGGCCTGCCAGAGCGGACTGGCCCGGGCGGCCGTGATCGCCGATGGGTCTGAAGGGTTAACGGCTTCCCTGGTCGACCGCCTTGGGGCAGTTGGCGTCGCGATCATCGCGCTGACCGACAACGCGGAGGAGGCTGCGAGGCTCCGCAAAATTGGCGTCGCCTCGGCGTTGACGCGGGTTGAGTCGGCGGAGCTTTCCGACAAGATTGCCGACGCCGTCGCGCAGCTTACGGGCGCGGTCCGTCCGGTCAGCCTCAGCACGGCCGCTGATACCGGAGCTGCGCTGGCAACCGTTCCTGTGGGGCCGGAGCAGGAGGCGGAAGGGCGCGGAACCGGAAGGCTCGTCGTCGTCTGGGGGCCAGCGGGATCTCCCGGAAGGACCACGGTGGCAGTGAACATCGCGGGCGAGATGGCGGCCGACGGCCAGGACGTCCTCCTGGTCGACGCCGACACATACGGCGCCAGCGTGGCCGCAGTACTCGGTCTCCTGGACGAATCGGCCGGGCTGGCCCAGGCATGCAGGCTCGCCGATCACGGGCAGCTGGATGCGGATGCACTCCGAAAGGTCGCCGCCACCGTCGCTACGGCATCAGGGCAGTTCCGGGTGCTGACGGGCATCACCCGGGCGGATCGATGGACAGAAATCCGTGCCACGGCCCTGGCGCTGGTTCTTGAGCGGGCCCGGGAAATCGCCGATGTGGTAGTGGTCGATACCGGCTTCTGCCTGGAAGCCGACGAGGAACTGAGTTTCGATACCATGGCGCCGCGCCGCAACGCGGCCACACTGCGCCCGCTGGAGCTGGCTGACACCGTCTATGCCATCGGCGCCGCTGATCCCGTGGGCGTACCCCGGATGGTGCGTGCGCTTGCCGAGCTTGGAGACGCAGTTCCGCAGGCGTCACCCACCGTCCTGATGAATAAAGTGCGTTCCTCCTCCGTCGGGAGGGATCCGGAGCGCCAATTGCGCGATGCTTGGGACAGGTACGCGCCGGCCTCGGAACTGACGGCATTCCTGCCCCATGATCCCCGTGCCGCCGACGCCGCCCTCCTGTCAGGATCCCTGCTGCTGGAGGCTGCCCCGGATTCGGACCTGCGCCGGGCAATCCGCGAACTCGTTTGTGCACCAGACCAGCGAAAGCGCAGATCCTCTGTAATTTCTTCCACACCATGGCGAAGGGCGAAGGACTAG